A genome region from Defluviimonas aquaemixtae includes the following:
- a CDS encoding quaternary amine ABC transporter ATP-binding protein, translating into MTADPAEALDAKLVCRNVWKLFGARAGEVLASLEPNPEAERIVAAGLVPAVRDVTLSVADGEIFVIMGLSGSGKSTLVRLMSRLIEPTAGEILFNGQNLLAASDAEMTMIRRHKMGMVFQHFALLPHLSVLDNVAFPLDVQGVGRAEREARARQMIELVGLGGREGAFPRELSGGQQQRVGIARSLAVEPELWFLDEPFSALDPLIRREMQDEFIRLQSVLKKTIVFITHDFDEAIRLADRIAIMKDGAIVQEGTPEEIVLSPATDYVREFTRAVTKSKVVRVTSAMKPAEGDEPEAAVDARATVAEAAPLFLNGTERLRVTDGGGETLGHLHRADIVKLMLGG; encoded by the coding sequence ATGACCGCCGATCCCGCCGAAGCTCTCGACGCCAAACTTGTCTGTCGCAACGTCTGGAAGCTTTTCGGCGCCCGCGCGGGCGAGGTCCTGGCCTCGCTTGAACCCAATCCGGAGGCCGAACGGATCGTCGCGGCGGGTCTGGTACCCGCCGTCCGTGACGTCACTCTGTCGGTCGCCGATGGCGAGATATTCGTGATTATGGGGCTATCCGGCTCGGGCAAGTCGACGCTGGTCCGGCTTATGTCGCGGCTGATCGAGCCGACCGCGGGAGAGATCCTTTTCAATGGTCAGAACCTCCTGGCGGCGAGCGATGCCGAGATGACGATGATCCGGCGGCACAAGATGGGGATGGTGTTTCAGCATTTCGCGCTATTGCCACACCTGTCGGTCCTGGACAACGTAGCCTTTCCGCTCGATGTGCAGGGCGTCGGGCGCGCGGAGCGTGAGGCGCGGGCGCGGCAGATGATCGAGCTCGTGGGCCTCGGCGGGCGCGAAGGGGCCTTCCCGCGAGAGCTGTCGGGAGGCCAGCAGCAGCGCGTCGGGATCGCCCGCTCACTCGCTGTCGAGCCGGAACTGTGGTTTCTCGACGAGCCCTTCTCGGCTCTCGACCCGCTGATCCGTCGCGAGATGCAGGACGAGTTCATCCGCCTGCAGTCGGTGCTGAAGAAAACCATCGTCTTCATCACCCATGATTTCGACGAGGCGATACGGCTCGCCGACCGAATCGCGATCATGAAGGACGGTGCGATCGTGCAAGAGGGCACGCCTGAGGAAATCGTGCTGTCGCCCGCCACAGACTACGTCCGGGAATTCACCCGCGCAGTGACGAAGTCCAAGGTCGTCCGCGTCACGAGCGCAATGAAACCCGCCGAGGGCGACGAGCCGGAGGCGGCGGTCGATGCGCGCGCGACCGTGGCCGAGGCTGCGCCCCTCTTTCTGAACGGCACCGAGCGCCTGCGGGTCACGGATGGCGGGGGCGAGACGCTCGGCCATCTCCACCGCGCCGACATTGTTAAGCTGATGCTGGGGGGCTGA
- the phnA gene encoding phosphonoacetate hydrolase, which yields MNMINRAPVTANDRVYPWPKVPAVAICLDGCEPEYLDAAIAEGLMPTLKRMREEGTDRLANSVIPSFTNPNNLSIATGRPPSVHGICGNYLFEPETGQEVMMNDVRFLRAPTVFAEFHNAGARVAVVTAKDKLRALLGAGLRFDEDRAICFSSEKSDTTTMAENGIENASEWLRMPVPEVYSADLSEFVFAAGVKLLREWKPDVMYLSTTDYIQHKFAPDEQGAKDFYAMFDRYLAELGALGAAIVVTADHGMKPKHGSDGLPAVIYVQDMLDDWLGKEVARVILPITDPYVVHHGALGSFATVYLPEGADRADIMDRLAAQEGMMLVIDRDEAVKRFELPADRIGDIVMISGENMTIGTSAHRHDLAALKEPLRSHGGLTEQEVPFIVNRRIDLPSAPELRNFDAFFYATTAAAL from the coding sequence ATGAACATGATCAACCGCGCGCCCGTCACGGCGAACGACCGGGTCTACCCCTGGCCGAAGGTGCCGGCGGTGGCCATCTGCCTGGATGGGTGCGAGCCGGAATACCTCGATGCGGCCATCGCCGAGGGGCTGATGCCGACGCTGAAGCGGATGCGCGAAGAAGGCACCGACCGGCTGGCGAATTCGGTAATTCCGTCCTTCACCAACCCCAACAACCTCTCCATCGCGACAGGCCGCCCGCCTTCCGTCCACGGCATCTGCGGCAACTATCTCTTCGAGCCGGAAACTGGGCAGGAAGTAATGATGAACGACGTGCGGTTTCTGCGTGCGCCGACCGTTTTCGCCGAATTCCATAACGCCGGCGCCCGTGTCGCGGTCGTAACCGCCAAGGACAAGCTGCGCGCGCTTTTGGGGGCGGGTCTCAGGTTCGACGAGGACCGGGCAATCTGCTTTTCGTCGGAGAAGTCGGATACGACGACAATGGCCGAGAACGGCATCGAGAATGCGAGTGAGTGGCTCAGGATGCCGGTGCCCGAGGTCTATTCGGCCGACCTGTCGGAGTTCGTCTTTGCGGCGGGCGTGAAACTCCTGCGCGAATGGAAACCCGACGTGATGTATCTGTCCACGACCGACTACATCCAGCACAAGTTCGCGCCCGATGAGCAGGGGGCGAAGGACTTCTACGCGATGTTTGACCGCTATCTCGCCGAACTCGGCGCGCTGGGCGCAGCCATTGTGGTGACCGCCGATCACGGCATGAAGCCCAAGCACGGGTCGGACGGATTGCCCGCCGTCATCTACGTGCAGGATATGCTTGACGACTGGCTGGGCAAGGAGGTCGCCCGCGTGATCCTGCCGATCACCGACCCCTACGTCGTCCATCACGGCGCGCTCGGCTCCTTCGCCACGGTCTATCTGCCGGAAGGCGCGGACCGGGCCGACATCATGGACCGGCTCGCCGCGCAGGAGGGGATGATGCTCGTCATCGACCGCGACGAGGCGGTGAAACGGTTCGAATTGCCCGCGGACAGGATCGGCGACATCGTCATGATCTCGGGCGAGAACATGACGATCGGGACATCCGCCCATCGCCATGACCTCGCGGCCCTGAAGGAGCCGCTGCGGTCTCACGGCGGGCTGACGGAGCAGGAGGTGCCGTTCATCGTCAACCGCAGGATCGACTTGCCGAGTGCACCGGAGCTTCGCAATTTCGATGCCTTCTTCTACGCAACCACGGCGGCGGCGCTTTGA
- a CDS encoding ABC transporter substrate-binding protein, producing the protein MSNGRTVNLVRSLAVSALALGAGLASAQESTDPIKLTLHDWTGQLITTELMGEILKQAGYNIEYVQADYLAQFAGLETGDLHVAMEMWETTGRDAMDAATATGKVENIGPTGMKAKEEWWYPIYMKDKCPGLPSWEALLDAACAEAFSTAETAPKGRYLGGPVTWGGFDDERAEALNLPFEVIHAGTDAALFAELESAYQRQAPIMLWVYAPHWAPAKYEGEWVEFPEYTAECYNDPAWGSNPDMAYDCGKPFGEIWKVGWAGVKDKWPGAYEAIKAFTIDNDEMGAMITDVDLNGKTVSEVVGGWISANEDRWKAWIGQ; encoded by the coding sequence ATGTCCAACGGAAGAACCGTCAATCTCGTCCGCAGCCTTGCGGTATCCGCGTTGGCGCTGGGCGCGGGGCTGGCTTCGGCGCAGGAATCCACCGATCCCATCAAGCTCACGCTGCACGACTGGACCGGCCAGCTCATCACCACGGAGCTGATGGGCGAGATCCTGAAGCAGGCGGGCTACAATATCGAATATGTTCAGGCCGACTACCTGGCGCAGTTTGCGGGGCTTGAGACCGGCGACCTCCACGTGGCGATGGAAATGTGGGAGACGACGGGTCGCGACGCGATGGATGCGGCGACCGCGACCGGCAAGGTCGAGAATATCGGGCCGACCGGCATGAAGGCCAAGGAGGAGTGGTGGTACCCGATCTACATGAAGGACAAGTGCCCTGGACTCCCGAGCTGGGAGGCGCTTCTGGACGCGGCCTGCGCCGAGGCGTTCTCGACCGCGGAGACTGCGCCAAAGGGCCGTTACCTGGGCGGACCGGTGACCTGGGGCGGGTTCGATGACGAACGCGCCGAGGCATTGAACCTGCCCTTCGAGGTGATCCACGCGGGGACGGATGCCGCGCTTTTCGCCGAATTGGAAAGCGCCTATCAGCGTCAGGCGCCGATCATGCTCTGGGTCTACGCGCCGCACTGGGCGCCCGCGAAATACGAGGGCGAATGGGTCGAGTTCCCGGAATACACGGCCGAGTGCTACAACGATCCGGCCTGGGGCTCGAATCCGGACATGGCCTATGATTGCGGCAAGCCTTTCGGCGAGATCTGGAAGGTCGGCTGGGCCGGCGTGAAGGACAAGTGGCCGGGCGCCTACGAGGCGATCAAGGCGTTCACCATCGACAATGACGAAATGGGCGCGATGATCACCGATGTCGACTTGAACGGGAAGACGGTGTCGGAAGTCGTGGGAGGATGGATATCCGCGAACGAAGACCGTTGGAAGGCCTGGATCGGCCAGTAG
- a CDS encoding DeoR/GlpR family DNA-binding transcription regulator, protein MLSKRHADILKILESEGSATISALARELGVSLETVRRDVKPLTETGVVVRIHGAVGLAGQIGEAPFQKRMRENAEAKKAIARTLAASIRDGETIMLDTGTTTSYVARELMGHRRLTVVTNSSDVARTLATVNGNRVYMAGGELRSDSGAAFGKSALDFIARFTVNHAVISAGAVDHSGVMDYDLDEAEIARLMLSRGERRVVVTDHTKFGRHGLIAVAELAEIGEIVTDGVPGAAISEALAAAETTLTLAV, encoded by the coding sequence ATGCTCTCCAAACGACATGCAGACATTCTGAAGATCCTCGAATCCGAAGGCTCCGCGACGATTTCGGCGCTGGCCCGCGAGCTCGGTGTATCACTCGAAACCGTACGACGGGACGTGAAACCACTCACAGAAACGGGTGTCGTCGTTCGAATTCACGGCGCCGTGGGGCTGGCCGGCCAGATCGGCGAAGCCCCCTTCCAGAAGCGCATGCGCGAGAACGCCGAGGCAAAAAAAGCCATCGCCCGGACGCTTGCGGCCTCGATCCGCGATGGTGAGACGATCATGCTAGATACAGGAACGACGACAAGCTACGTCGCGCGTGAATTGATGGGCCATCGGCGGCTCACGGTGGTCACGAATTCCTCCGACGTCGCCCGCACGCTCGCCACGGTGAACGGCAATCGCGTCTACATGGCCGGCGGCGAGCTTCGCAGCGATTCCGGCGCAGCTTTCGGCAAGTCCGCGCTCGATTTCATCGCCCGCTTCACCGTCAATCACGCGGTCATCTCGGCCGGCGCGGTCGATCATTCTGGCGTCATGGACTACGATCTCGACGAGGCCGAGATTGCGCGGTTGATGCTATCTCGCGGCGAACGGCGGGTCGTTGTGACCGATCACACGAAATTCGGGCGGCACGGCCTGATCGCCGTCGCGGAACTTGCCGAGATCGGGGAAATAGTCACAGACGGCGTGCCGGGCGCGGCGATCTCCGAGGCGCTCGCGGCGGCGGAGACCACGCTGACGCTTGCAGTGTGA
- a CDS encoding peptidase M20: protein MTFSAAQTTAIAAVDARTGHLSEWCATIFDFGETAWREYRSAAWYIERLRAEGFAVEEGSGGMPTAFCAEWASGDGPVIGMYAEYDAVPGNCQAATTRREPRQGLGFQAGGHTDPHSGLGIGALGGLLATKAAMEKHGLKGGLRFTGEPAEKVRGSKPIHASKGYYDGLTAMLSFHPFYMLPLCNTVRWDTHCGAAFSMVYRFFCDAPETWGALDGAPIPQAHSAVRAPGATDALMSMHQSSKALRDAMLPHQGGWSISEAILTAGQATADNLPAGLAEIQYMIRTPTIAMAEQVTAALDRNAEAAAAMTGCRVERHWVSKSRPGLANHAIARIVWQAMQAVGAPEWDDRAKDAARDIQRNLDIGPMRDPFIDEMSRLVAPEAAEAILRRDLPPSQSHSTSDDYTDMCWHAPTARFYVARPALKPADGRSYPAWVMNALGGIPATIDPMVRTAAKVLAASAVRLLEDVEARDGAMAEFRARTGGGIGGEDWIAPLCDYDPPIHFRWPEYVETSRGRDWWIPASMPGA, encoded by the coding sequence ATGACGTTCTCCGCCGCCCAGACCACCGCCATTGCAGCCGTCGACGCCCGCACGGGCCATCTGTCGGAGTGGTGCGCGACGATCTTCGATTTCGGCGAGACAGCGTGGCGCGAGTACCGGTCCGCCGCCTGGTATATCGAGCGGTTGCGGGCCGAGGGCTTCGCGGTTGAGGAAGGCTCGGGCGGAATGCCGACCGCCTTCTGCGCGGAATGGGCCAGCGGCGACGGACCCGTGATCGGCATGTACGCCGAATACGACGCGGTGCCAGGCAATTGTCAGGCCGCGACGACGCGACGCGAGCCGCGCCAGGGGCTGGGCTTTCAGGCCGGTGGCCACACCGATCCGCATTCCGGTCTCGGCATCGGCGCGCTCGGCGGGCTTCTCGCGACCAAGGCGGCGATGGAGAAACATGGGTTGAAGGGCGGCCTGCGCTTCACTGGCGAACCGGCAGAGAAGGTCCGGGGCTCAAAGCCGATCCATGCGTCGAAGGGCTACTACGACGGGCTCACCGCGATGCTGTCGTTCCATCCGTTCTACATGCTTCCGCTCTGCAACACGGTTCGTTGGGACACGCATTGTGGCGCGGCGTTTTCGATGGTCTACCGCTTCTTCTGCGACGCGCCCGAGACCTGGGGCGCGCTGGACGGCGCGCCGATTCCGCAGGCGCATTCGGCCGTGCGCGCACCCGGCGCCACCGACGCGTTGATGTCGATGCACCAGTCGTCGAAGGCACTGCGCGACGCGATGCTGCCGCATCAGGGCGGGTGGTCTATCTCGGAGGCGATCCTGACGGCCGGACAGGCGACGGCCGACAATCTGCCGGCGGGGCTTGCCGAGATCCAGTACATGATCCGCACGCCGACGATCGCCATGGCCGAACAGGTGACGGCCGCGCTTGACCGCAACGCCGAGGCGGCGGCAGCCATGACCGGATGCCGTGTCGAACGGCACTGGGTCTCGAAATCGCGCCCCGGCCTGGCCAACCACGCGATTGCGCGGATCGTATGGCAGGCGATGCAGGCGGTCGGCGCGCCCGAATGGGACGACAGGGCGAAAGACGCCGCCCGCGACATCCAGCGAAATCTCGACATCGGGCCGATGCGTGATCCCTTCATCGACGAGATGTCCCGCCTCGTCGCACCCGAAGCGGCCGAGGCGATCCTGCGCCGCGATCTGCCGCCGTCGCAGTCGCATTCCACATCGGACGACTATACGGACATGTGCTGGCACGCGCCGACAGCGCGGTTCTACGTCGCCCGGCCAGCTCTTAAGCCAGCCGACGGGCGCTCCTACCCCGCTTGGGTCATGAATGCGCTCGGCGGCATTCCCGCGACCATCGACCCGATGGTGCGGACGGCGGCCAAGGTGCTCGCCGCGTCCGCGGTCCGGCTTCTCGAGGATGTCGAGGCGCGCGACGGGGCCATGGCCGAGTTCCGCGCCCGCACTGGCGGCGGCATCGGCGGCGAGGACTGGATCGCTCCGCTTTGCGATTACGATCCACCGATCCACTTCCGCTGGCCCGAATATGTGGAGACCTCGCGTGGCCGGGACTGGTGGATCCCCGCCTCGATGCCCGGGGCTTGA
- the pbfA gene encoding (R)-1-hydroxy-2-aminoethylphosphonate ammonia-lyase, giving the protein MRTHTEGESNTSEARRDWVARHPDAATRELLARDAAAFLHQSLSSPCLNTVAKADGIWLQDTSGRRYMDFHGNSVHHIGYAHPRVVAAIKAQIDDLSFSPRRFTNEVSVELAEKLGELAPDDLGKVLFTTGGSDANEVAMKIARAATGRFKTVSFWDAFHGAGFGASSVGGEATFRSHITGPLLPGAEHVAPFNCYRCAYGHPGPETCGLACAKMVEFVLEREGDVAAVIAEPMRAVPVVPPPGYWRAVREACNRHGALLIMDEIPTGLGKTGRMFAFEHDEVIPDIVTLGKALGGGILPIAAVIARRDLDVCGDFAIGHYTHEKNPVTARAALETIAIIREEGLVERAAVLGAHALSRLREALRDVAIVGDVRGRGLMFGAEIVEDRESRAPAPARAERIYYWCLEAGLSFKVSAGCVLTLSPPLTIGQDDLDRALGIVAEAIWAEAG; this is encoded by the coding sequence GTGAGAACTCATACCGAAGGCGAGTCGAACACGTCCGAAGCGCGCCGCGACTGGGTTGCGCGCCATCCCGACGCGGCGACGCGGGAGCTTCTGGCCCGCGACGCCGCTGCGTTCCTTCACCAGAGCCTGTCCTCGCCCTGCCTGAACACCGTCGCCAAGGCCGATGGGATTTGGCTCCAGGACACGTCAGGGCGGCGCTACATGGATTTCCATGGCAATTCAGTCCATCACATCGGCTATGCGCATCCCCGCGTCGTGGCCGCGATCAAGGCGCAGATTGACGACCTGAGCTTCTCGCCGCGTCGCTTCACCAACGAAGTGTCGGTGGAGCTGGCGGAGAAACTGGGCGAGCTGGCGCCGGATGATCTCGGCAAGGTGCTGTTCACCACCGGCGGCTCGGATGCGAACGAGGTGGCGATGAAGATCGCACGGGCGGCGACTGGGCGGTTCAAGACCGTGAGTTTCTGGGACGCCTTCCACGGCGCTGGCTTCGGGGCGTCGAGCGTCGGCGGTGAGGCGACGTTCCGGTCGCATATCACCGGGCCGCTTCTCCCCGGGGCGGAGCATGTCGCGCCCTTCAACTGCTACCGCTGCGCATATGGGCATCCGGGGCCGGAGACCTGCGGGCTCGCCTGCGCGAAGATGGTCGAGTTCGTGCTGGAGCGCGAGGGCGATGTCGCCGCCGTGATCGCCGAGCCGATGCGGGCCGTCCCGGTCGTGCCCCCGCCGGGATACTGGCGCGCGGTGCGCGAGGCCTGCAACCGTCACGGCGCTCTCCTGATCATGGACGAAATTCCGACTGGTCTCGGCAAGACGGGACGCATGTTCGCATTCGAGCACGACGAGGTGATCCCCGACATTGTGACGTTGGGCAAGGCGCTAGGTGGGGGCATCCTGCCAATCGCGGCGGTGATTGCTCGGCGTGATCTCGATGTTTGCGGCGACTTCGCCATCGGGCACTACACACACGAAAAGAACCCGGTCACGGCGCGGGCGGCGCTGGAGACGATCGCGATCATCCGCGAAGAGGGGCTGGTCGAGCGCGCCGCAGTGCTGGGGGCGCATGCCCTGAGCCGGCTGCGCGAAGCGCTCCGCGACGTTGCCATCGTCGGCGACGTTCGTGGGCGGGGCCTCATGTTCGGCGCCGAGATCGTCGAGGATCGTGAGAGCCGCGCGCCTGCGCCTGCGCGTGCCGAGCGGATCTACTACTGGTGCCTCGAGGCCGGTCTGAGCTTCAAGGTCAGCGCCGGCTGCGTCCTGACGCTTTCGCCGCCCCTGACGATCGGACAGGACGATCTTGACCGGGCGCTCGGCATCGTCGCGGAGGCGATCTGGGCCGAGGCGGGCTAA
- the phnY gene encoding phosphonoacetaldehyde dehydrogenase, which yields MKDATKSKSEVRREGMRIEGEKVFTDEVVEVRYAYTDEVIGTVPAGKAEHARKAFEIAAAYKPKLTRYERQQILFRAAELIRGRREEIAHWLVLELGICKQHALYETGRSYDVFTLAGQLAIQDDGQIFSCDLTPHGKDRKIYTKREPVRAISAITPFNHPLNMVAHKIAPAIATNNCVVCKPTEQTPLTAITLADILYEAGLPPEMFQIVTGWPKDIGEEMITNENIDIITFTGGVSVGKLIAAKAGYKRQALELGGNDPLIVLNDLDDGDLDKAAALAVAGATGNSGQRCTAVKRILVQESVADRFVPMVLKKAKAIRFGDPMDPETQLGCVIHAEAAALFEKRVYMAAEQGAKVLYDPGRSGALLPPIVVDHVPHDSELVMEETFGPIVPIVRVSDDDAEVIRISNSTPFGLSSGVCTNDFRRMQSYIEGLNVGTVNIWEQPGYRIEMSPFGGIKDSGNGVKEGVLEAMKFFTNVKTYSLPWPR from the coding sequence ATGAAGGACGCGACAAAGAGCAAGTCCGAGGTCCGCCGCGAAGGCATGCGGATTGAGGGCGAAAAGGTCTTCACCGACGAGGTCGTGGAGGTTCGCTACGCCTATACCGACGAGGTTATCGGCACGGTTCCTGCAGGCAAGGCCGAACATGCCCGCAAGGCGTTCGAGATTGCCGCCGCTTACAAACCCAAGCTTACCCGCTACGAGCGCCAGCAGATCCTGTTCCGCGCGGCCGAACTGATCCGCGGGCGGCGCGAGGAGATTGCGCATTGGCTGGTCCTGGAATTGGGCATCTGCAAGCAGCATGCGCTGTATGAGACCGGGCGCAGCTACGACGTGTTCACGCTGGCCGGGCAACTCGCCATCCAGGATGACGGCCAGATATTCTCGTGCGACCTTACGCCCCACGGCAAGGACCGCAAGATCTACACGAAGCGCGAGCCGGTCCGCGCGATTTCCGCGATCACGCCGTTCAATCATCCGCTCAACATGGTCGCGCACAAGATCGCGCCCGCGATCGCGACGAACAACTGCGTCGTCTGCAAGCCGACCGAACAGACGCCGCTCACGGCGATCACGCTGGCCGATATCCTCTACGAAGCCGGGCTGCCGCCCGAGATGTTTCAGATCGTGACCGGCTGGCCCAAGGATATCGGCGAGGAGATGATCACAAACGAGAACATCGACATCATTACCTTCACCGGAGGCGTGTCTGTGGGAAAGTTGATCGCCGCGAAGGCGGGCTACAAGCGGCAGGCGCTGGAGCTTGGCGGTAACGATCCGCTGATCGTGCTCAACGATCTCGACGACGGCGATCTGGACAAGGCTGCGGCGCTCGCGGTCGCAGGCGCGACGGGCAATTCCGGCCAGCGCTGCACGGCGGTGAAGCGCATCCTTGTGCAGGAAAGCGTGGCCGACCGGTTCGTGCCGATGGTTTTGAAAAAGGCCAAGGCGATCCGCTTCGGCGATCCGATGGATCCCGAGACCCAGCTCGGTTGCGTGATCCATGCCGAGGCCGCCGCGCTGTTCGAAAAGCGCGTCTACATGGCGGCCGAGCAGGGCGCGAAGGTGCTTTACGATCCCGGCCGCAGTGGCGCGCTGTTGCCGCCCATCGTCGTCGATCACGTGCCGCATGACAGCGAACTGGTGATGGAGGAGACCTTCGGGCCGATCGTGCCCATCGTCCGCGTGTCCGATGACGATGCAGAGGTGATACGAATTTCGAACTCAACGCCCTTCGGCTTGTCCTCCGGCGTCTGCACCAACGATTTCCGCCGCATGCAGTCCTATATCGAGGGGCTGAACGTCGGCACCGTGAACATCTGGGAACAGCCCGGTTATCGGATCGAGATGTCACCCTTCGGCGGGATCAAGGATTCGGGTAACGGAGTGAAGGAGGGCGTGCTTGAGGCGATGAAATTCTTCACCAACGTGAAGACCTATTCTCTGCCGTGGCCACGCTGA
- a CDS encoding LysR substrate-binding domain-containing protein, protein MRYVQLRAFHHVAVCGGFSRAAEALHLTQPAISDQVRKLEEEYDVLLFNRHKKQVSLTPQGDKLLEITRRLFDNEHQALELLSEQRALRSGTLRVMADSAHHLLHILARFRDRYSGVRVTVRAGNTESVLAALHAYEADIGVLGDVPESRDLEALRLNVTPIVAFAARSHPLAARDALQIQELIALPLVLREKGSKTRRKLEDAAATAGVTLTPVIEAEGREAVREIVASGAGIGFVSEAEFGADARLVQIPLQGAGNLTMEEALVCLRERRGGKLVQAFFEVARDLTA, encoded by the coding sequence ATGCGTTACGTTCAGCTCCGCGCCTTCCACCATGTCGCCGTCTGTGGCGGGTTTTCCCGCGCGGCGGAAGCGCTTCACCTGACCCAGCCCGCCATCTCGGATCAGGTCCGCAAGCTCGAAGAGGAATATGACGTCCTGCTCTTCAACCGGCACAAGAAGCAGGTGAGCCTCACGCCGCAAGGCGACAAACTTTTGGAAATCACGCGCCGTCTCTTCGACAACGAGCATCAGGCACTGGAGCTTTTGTCCGAACAGCGCGCGCTGCGCTCCGGTACGCTCCGCGTCATGGCCGACAGCGCGCATCATCTCCTGCACATCCTCGCGCGGTTCCGCGACCGGTATTCAGGGGTCAGGGTCACGGTCCGAGCAGGCAATACAGAAAGCGTGCTCGCAGCCCTTCACGCCTACGAGGCCGATATCGGCGTCCTCGGGGACGTGCCCGAAAGCCGCGATCTCGAAGCGCTGCGCCTAAACGTCACGCCGATCGTGGCCTTCGCCGCCCGGAGTCACCCGCTCGCGGCACGCGACGCATTGCAAATCCAGGAGTTGATAGCGCTGCCGCTCGTCCTGCGCGAAAAGGGCTCGAAAACCCGCCGCAAGCTCGAGGATGCGGCCGCCACTGCGGGCGTCACGCTGACCCCCGTTATCGAGGCCGAAGGCCGCGAGGCGGTGCGCGAGATCGTGGCCTCGGGCGCGGGTATCGGCTTCGTGTCAGAGGCGGAGTTCGGCGCTGATGCGCGGCTCGTGCAGATCCCGTTGCAGGGGGCTGGCAATCTTACGATGGAGGAAGCGCTCGTCTGCCTGCGCGAACGGCGGGGCGGCAAGCTCGTCCAAGCTTTCTTCGAAGTGGCGCGCGATCTGACGGCGTGA
- a CDS encoding 2-aminoethylphosphonate--pyruvate transaminase — MPESAVPLPAPKLGEPYLLTPGPLTTAYSTKETMLKDWGSWDAEFRTMTKSVCRQLVALAGDTSGEFICVPMQGSGSFSVEAMLGTLVPKDGKALVLANGAYGLRAAETMRYLGRAYTLIDKGDYMPPRGDEVAAALDADPAITHVVAVHCETSSGILNPVAEISEAVYKRNRKLLIDSMSAFGALPLDVNKIRYEAMVSSANKCIEGVPGFGFVIARRSVLEAAKGNSHSLSLDVHAQWAYMEKTGQWRYTPPTHVVAAFQEALRIHAEEGGVAGRGARYTKNRDVLVKGMRDLGFETLLKDRWLSPIIVTFFCPADPNFDFSTFYDLMKAKGFIIYPGKLTVVDSFRIGCIGRLDEHVMRNVIQAAKDALADMGVTSAAPPEAAIAERAKLAA; from the coding sequence ATGCCGGAATCTGCCGTGCCGCTGCCCGCGCCGAAGTTGGGCGAGCCTTATCTTCTGACTCCCGGGCCGCTGACAACCGCCTATTCCACGAAGGAAACGATGCTGAAGGACTGGGGCTCGTGGGACGCAGAATTCCGGACGATGACAAAGTCCGTGTGCAGACAGTTGGTCGCGTTGGCAGGGGACACATCCGGCGAATTCATCTGCGTGCCGATGCAGGGGTCCGGCTCCTTCTCGGTCGAGGCGATGCTCGGTACACTCGTGCCGAAGGACGGCAAGGCGCTCGTCCTGGCGAACGGGGCCTACGGACTGAGGGCGGCAGAGACGATGCGCTATCTCGGGCGTGCCTACACGCTGATTGACAAGGGCGACTACATGCCGCCCCGGGGCGATGAGGTCGCGGCGGCGCTCGACGCCGATCCGGCGATCACGCATGTGGTAGCGGTCCATTGCGAGACATCCTCGGGCATCCTCAATCCAGTCGCGGAGATTTCGGAAGCCGTCTACAAGCGGAATCGGAAGCTCCTTATCGATTCGATGTCAGCCTTCGGGGCGCTGCCGCTCGATGTGAACAAGATCCGCTACGAAGCGATGGTCTCCTCTGCCAACAAGTGCATCGAAGGCGTGCCGGGCTTCGGCTTCGTGATCGCGCGCAGGTCCGTGCTCGAAGCGGCGAAAGGCAACAGCCATTCGCTGTCTCTCGATGTCCACGCACAGTGGGCCTACATGGAAAAGACCGGCCAGTGGCGCTACACGCCACCTACTCATGTCGTCGCCGCGTTCCAGGAGGCCTTGCGCATTCATGCCGAAGAAGGCGGGGTCGCTGGCCGCGGCGCGCGATACACGAAGAACCGAGATGTCCTCGTAAAAGGAATGCGGGACCTGGGCTTCGAGACGCTGCTCAAGGACCGCTGGCTCTCGCCCATCATCGTGACCTTCTTCTGCCCGGCCGATCCGAACTTCGACTTCTCGACATTCTATGATCTGATGAAAGCCAAGGGCTTTATCATCTATCCCGGCAAGCTGACCGTGGTGGACAGCTTCCGGATCGGCTGCATCGGTCGGCTCGACGAGCACGTGATGCGAAATGTCATTCAGGCCGCAAAAGATGCTTTGGCCGATATGGGGGTGACAAGCGCCGCGCCGCCTGAAGCCGCCATCGCCGAACGCGCCAAGCTGGCCGCCTGA